A region of Halalkaliarchaeum desulfuricum DNA encodes the following proteins:
- a CDS encoding FxLYD domain-containing protein, whose amino-acid sequence MIGNDGAVASRPNEIVVGWYDADDHYLGRSVASVPSLAAGMSWFAVVEHREAFEVAEFEATVRGQQADSALPEVVTIEEYTLDEARPGVTGLCANTRETSVPLTLTASVYRSSWLSHTGSASATIPAATTWRFLIRLENVDGEDASLGDDVRFFARGGE is encoded by the coding sequence ATGATCGGCAATGACGGTGCGGTGGCGAGTCGTCCGAACGAGATCGTCGTTGGGTGGTACGATGCCGACGACCACTATCTCGGCCGGAGTGTAGCGAGCGTGCCGTCGCTTGCCGCCGGGATGTCGTGGTTTGCCGTGGTCGAACACCGCGAGGCGTTCGAGGTGGCTGAGTTCGAGGCCACGGTACGGGGCCAGCAGGCTGACAGTGCGCTCCCGGAGGTGGTGACGATCGAGGAGTACACGCTCGATGAGGCACGCCCCGGCGTGACGGGGCTGTGTGCAAACACCCGGGAGACGAGCGTGCCGCTTACGCTTACGGCGAGCGTCTACCGGTCGAGTTGGTTGAGCCATACCGGCAGTGCCAGCGCAACGATCCCGGCGGCAACGACGTGGCGGTTCCTGATCCGACTGGAGAATGTCGACGGTGAGGATGCGTCGCTCGGGGATGACGTTCGGTTTTTCGCTCGTGGCGGGGAGTAG
- a CDS encoding helix-turn-helix transcriptional regulator, giving the protein MRRSALLAAVVLFGVFAGAAAMVPAAGTPSPVHPADALQPSVDGDHTQSLEALGGAENPPETTFRVVLHGDGNATWNVTAEYHLETDADRDAFDDFATDFEGGTADAPFDVETFEQIVAVADDSTDREMAMTAVRRAAEREGNVGTLRVEFTWTAFLASDDGKLVLDDALTTADGDPLLGSLESNQQLVVVTPDGYQVDTTPGVNPDLREGNAWIEGPQLFTAEDRLIITYSPVDTDPTPGTPTEAAGDSWEIIGGAFLIGVAILIAALLYRRKTEGEGVQSDAVVPTAGEDSSGDVPSQPVEGVGGPGEEEAADDEVDLSLLSDEERVERLLEQRGGRMRQAEIVEETGWSDAKVSQLLSRMADEGWIEKLRLGRENLISLPDDVDADGNGGTGGDTGGGGNTDQDTHADE; this is encoded by the coding sequence ATGCGGCGTTCCGCCCTCTTGGCCGCGGTCGTGCTGTTCGGTGTGTTTGCCGGGGCAGCCGCGATGGTCCCCGCGGCGGGTACGCCCTCTCCGGTCCATCCAGCTGACGCCCTGCAGCCGTCCGTCGACGGCGACCACACACAGTCTCTGGAAGCCCTCGGTGGTGCCGAGAACCCTCCCGAAACGACGTTCCGCGTCGTGCTTCACGGGGACGGGAACGCGACCTGGAACGTGACGGCCGAGTACCACCTCGAGACTGACGCCGACCGGGACGCGTTCGACGACTTCGCAACCGATTTCGAGGGTGGGACCGCGGACGCCCCGTTCGACGTCGAGACGTTCGAACAGATCGTCGCAGTCGCCGACGACTCCACCGATCGGGAGATGGCGATGACCGCCGTCCGCCGGGCCGCAGAACGCGAAGGGAACGTCGGGACTCTCCGCGTGGAGTTCACCTGGACGGCGTTTCTCGCGTCCGACGATGGGAAGCTCGTTCTCGACGACGCGTTGACGACAGCCGACGGCGATCCGCTCTTGGGATCGCTCGAATCGAACCAGCAGCTCGTCGTCGTGACGCCGGACGGCTACCAGGTGGACACGACGCCGGGAGTGAACCCTGACCTCAGAGAGGGTAACGCCTGGATCGAAGGGCCACAGCTGTTCACCGCCGAGGACCGTCTGATCATAACGTACAGCCCCGTCGATACGGATCCCACCCCGGGAACGCCGACCGAGGCGGCCGGAGACTCCTGGGAGATCATCGGCGGCGCCTTCCTGATCGGGGTGGCGATCCTGATCGCCGCGCTGCTGTATCGTCGAAAGACGGAGGGAGAAGGCGTCCAGTCGGACGCCGTGGTACCGACGGCCGGGGAAGATTCGTCCGGGGACGTACCGTCGCAACCCGTCGAGGGGGTCGGGGGACCGGGAGAAGAGGAGGCGGCCGACGACGAGGTCGATCTTTCGCTGCTTTCCGACGAGGAGCGGGTCGAACGGTTGCTGGAGCAACGCGGCGGGCGGATGCGACAGGCGGAAATCGTCGAGGAGACTGGCTGGTCGGACGCGAAGGTGTCCCAACTGCTCTCCAGGATGGCCGACGAGGGCTGGATCGAGAAGCTCCGCCTCGGCCGCGAGAACCTGATTTCGCTGCCGGACGACGTGGATGCCGACGGGAACGGTGGTACCGGCGGCGATACCGGCGGGGGGGGGAATACCGACCAGGACACCCACGCCGACGAGTGA
- a CDS encoding ISH3 family transposase, with product MFKIPEPDGYLSASDVKDVAEEVITPLPLPGVEGSPLDPGDIWLVVILACVNETSIWETCKDTDGTPCDDTTFTWLHTLNREWLEVVANLLLKRLAMTILDRSGSRIVSIDFIDNPYHGDHYVDEGELCSMAPKDGTTTCHRYCTAYVVSNEKPVTLAMTYVRNDEDEADAVERVLARVENYPFEIDLLLADSGFYNERVIRRSREIAATVVHVPKKGERMKDKLDVHKSYMTTYRMYKDSERELRFPLAVAVSYQNGNRGKHGEVVRGYVACGVTDRSAKQVERLYRKRSGIETSYRLLRQARGITTTRDPVVRFAIMLVAALLENLWLVLRWAVVARPRRGGRDLPEEFTFKTFCDWIRHELEAELRRRWRLKMNGVGVPASQAVAAG from the coding sequence GTGTTCAAGATCCCCGAACCAGACGGTTATCTTTCGGCATCGGACGTCAAAGATGTAGCGGAAGAAGTCATCACTCCACTCCCGTTGCCGGGTGTCGAGGGGAGCCCCCTCGACCCCGGCGACATCTGGCTCGTCGTCATATTAGCCTGCGTCAACGAGACCTCGATCTGGGAAACCTGCAAAGACACCGACGGAACGCCATGTGACGACACCACCTTCACGTGGCTCCACACCCTCAACCGTGAGTGGCTCGAAGTCGTCGCTAACCTCCTGCTTAAACGCCTTGCTATGACGATTCTCGACCGGTCTGGGTCGAGAATCGTCTCCATCGACTTCATCGACAATCCCTACCACGGTGATCACTACGTCGATGAAGGTGAACTCTGCTCGATGGCTCCGAAAGATGGCACGACTACGTGCCATCGGTACTGTACGGCATACGTTGTCTCAAACGAAAAGCCGGTGACTCTGGCGATGACGTACGTCCGCAACGACGAAGACGAGGCCGACGCGGTCGAGCGCGTGCTCGCCCGCGTCGAGAACTATCCGTTCGAGATCGATCTTTTGCTTGCCGACAGCGGCTTCTACAACGAGCGCGTCATCCGCCGGTCTCGTGAGATCGCTGCAACGGTCGTTCACGTCCCCAAGAAGGGTGAGCGGATGAAGGACAAACTCGACGTCCACAAGTCGTACATGACGACCTACCGCATGTACAAGGACAGCGAGCGGGAACTGCGCTTCCCGCTCGCGGTCGCTGTTTCCTACCAGAACGGTAATCGGGGCAAGCACGGCGAGGTTGTCCGAGGCTACGTGGCTTGCGGCGTGACTGATCGATCAGCAAAGCAGGTCGAACGCCTCTACAGAAAGCGATCAGGCATCGAAACGAGCTACCGACTGCTTCGGCAAGCACGAGGGATCACGACGACACGTGATCCCGTCGTGCGGTTTGCGATCATGCTCGTTGCAGCGCTGCTGGAGAATCTGTGGTTGGTGCTGCGATGGGCGGTCGTCGCCCGCCCGCGGCGGGGCGGGCGCGACCTGCCCGAGGAGTTCACGTTCAAGACGTTCTGCGACTGGATTCGACACGAACTGGAAGCAGAGTTACGGCGTCGGTGGAGACTCAAGATGAATGGAGTTGGTGTGCCGGCGTCACAGGCTGTGGCCGCGGGCTGA
- a CDS encoding PDDEXK family nuclease has product MADYSGDPSEFKVYWFARDLVASSYGSFATKETTTLKQLSSRIEQELESNDSLNRTDLETQKEQIRDTITGSVNRTYGGDISKRYRQTEDLAERILRRIEEEDDIRELRIAIDAVVRTSEILDTAPSFGKQEIVNIVDETLQNDQGTLDPSKAYDALYSVDFDGEAYQLGAQREPLIDYVYKEMEELRADPRIEEKEIARIISGIVQEYERRAGQSRASTAGNVLETGLQHIFNQFGIPATGDSAHFGDLEIDNMVDGPDGSIGFSCKRTLRERFRQSLSREAEIAVDEVWFVSLLMADVSKEKLRDISNDGSRIYVPRDSFVWDQYHTVDDLSYTLRPADQFIEDVVEFTGVSSHL; this is encoded by the coding sequence ATGGCAGATTATTCCGGTGACCCCTCCGAGTTCAAGGTGTACTGGTTTGCTCGAGATCTTGTTGCTTCCAGTTACGGAAGCTTTGCTACGAAGGAAACGACCACCCTGAAGCAGCTTTCTTCCCGGATTGAACAGGAACTTGAGAGTAATGATTCCCTCAACAGGACTGATCTCGAAACCCAGAAGGAGCAGATAAGAGACACAATCACTGGTTCCGTCAACAGAACCTATGGAGGAGATATCTCAAAGCGCTATCGCCAGACAGAGGACCTTGCCGAAAGAATCCTCCGAAGAATTGAAGAAGAGGACGATATCCGGGAATTGCGGATTGCAATAGACGCAGTAGTACGTACCAGCGAGATACTGGATACTGCCCCGAGTTTCGGAAAACAGGAAATCGTCAATATCGTAGACGAAACACTGCAGAATGATCAGGGAACACTCGATCCCTCGAAGGCCTACGACGCCCTCTACAGCGTTGATTTTGACGGAGAGGCCTATCAGCTTGGAGCTCAGCGAGAACCTCTTATCGACTACGTCTACAAAGAGATGGAGGAACTCCGGGCTGATCCTCGCATCGAGGAAAAGGAGATAGCGCGGATTATATCCGGTATCGTTCAGGAATATGAACGGAGAGCTGGCCAGAGCCGGGCCTCTACCGCAGGAAACGTGCTTGAAACTGGGTTACAGCATATATTCAACCAGTTTGGGATCCCGGCGACTGGAGATTCAGCTCACTTCGGCGATCTCGAGATAGACAACATGGTAGATGGCCCGGACGGCAGTATCGGTTTCTCCTGCAAACGGACACTCCGGGAACGCTTCCGCCAGAGCCTCTCCCGGGAAGCCGAGATTGCTGTCGATGAAGTCTGGTTTGTCTCCCTGTTGATGGCTGACGTTTCAAAAGAGAAACTGCGGGACATCAGTAACGACGGAAGTCGGATCTACGTGCCCCGGGACTCCTTCGTCTGGGATCAGTACCACACTGTCGATGATCTCTCCTATACGCTCCGTCCTGCTGATCAGTTCATCGAAGATGTAGTAGAATTCACGGGAGTCTCCTCTCATCTCTAG
- a CDS encoding DNA cytosine methyltransferase produces MTSNMPTAIDLFCGAGGLSQGLHDAGFEILWGIDHEEKTKPTYEANHACEMTVGDIREEEPPDLGLDEGELDLVAGGPPCPTFSLVGRSKINSLEGQDNQSDERHLLYEEFLRFVDHYQPRAFLMENVEGMLSAENEDGKPVVDTIKEQIRGERPVADMDLDLNYSVRVQLLDAANYGVPQHRKRLFFIGNRIGSENPDMEQWETHRPPQTEEEKKIKYSRDPSKRSEEDQHTLDGFVDDREDEEFPAFRKNRRSKESWNTVADGILDLPPVSPSGETPPTRADEYELGPVSEYQYWARDRDEGQDWEEQELLNHECRGHNMRDLTLYKLLGEGTSYIIGDIPEEHQPYRTDIFPDKLKKQNPKEPATTIVAHLYKDGHMFIHPNEARSITVREAARLQSFKDTFEFPVSRTHAFKQVGNAVPPLLAQAIGTAIRSEIFNQPIREEEPQKAD; encoded by the coding sequence ATGACTAGCAACATGCCGACTGCAATTGATCTCTTTTGCGGAGCTGGTGGGCTCTCACAGGGGCTGCACGATGCCGGTTTTGAGATCCTGTGGGGTATCGATCACGAGGAAAAGACGAAGCCGACATATGAGGCCAATCACGCTTGCGAGATGACGGTCGGTGATATCCGGGAAGAGGAGCCGCCGGATCTCGGGCTGGACGAGGGGGAACTCGATCTCGTGGCGGGAGGACCGCCCTGTCCGACGTTTTCTCTCGTCGGCCGGAGCAAGATCAACTCCCTTGAAGGGCAGGACAACCAGAGCGACGAGCGGCATCTCCTGTACGAAGAGTTCCTCCGATTCGTCGATCACTATCAGCCCAGAGCCTTCCTGATGGAGAACGTGGAGGGGATGCTTTCAGCTGAAAACGAGGATGGAAAACCCGTCGTCGACACCATCAAAGAGCAGATACGTGGCGAAAGGCCGGTGGCGGATATGGATCTCGATCTGAATTACAGTGTTCGAGTCCAGCTTCTGGATGCGGCAAATTACGGCGTTCCCCAGCACCGAAAACGTCTGTTCTTTATCGGCAACCGCATCGGCTCTGAGAACCCGGACATGGAACAGTGGGAGACACACCGACCTCCCCAGACCGAAGAGGAGAAGAAAATCAAGTACAGCAGAGATCCATCCAAGAGATCTGAAGAGGACCAGCATACTCTTGACGGCTTTGTTGACGACCGTGAAGACGAGGAGTTCCCTGCCTTCCGGAAGAACAGGCGGAGCAAAGAGTCCTGGAATACCGTGGCCGACGGTATCCTCGATCTCCCGCCGGTATCTCCGAGCGGAGAGACGCCGCCCACCAGAGCAGACGAATATGAGCTAGGCCCTGTTTCGGAGTACCAGTACTGGGCCCGCGACCGTGATGAAGGTCAGGACTGGGAGGAACAGGAACTCCTGAACCACGAATGCCGGGGACACAATATGCGAGACCTGACTCTCTACAAACTCCTCGGCGAGGGGACCTCGTACATCATCGGTGATATACCCGAAGAACATCAGCCATACCGGACTGACATCTTCCCGGACAAACTCAAGAAACAGAATCCGAAAGAACCTGCTACAACAATCGTGGCCCATCTCTACAAGGACGGGCATATGTTTATCCATCCGAACGAGGCGCGTTCCATTACGGTTCGAGAGGCCGCAAGGCTCCAGTCTTTCAAAGATACCTTCGAGTTTCCTGTCTCCCGTACGCACGCCTTCAAGCAGGTCGGGAATGCTGTTCCCCCGCTGCTGGCTCAGGCGATTGGTACGGCTATCCGGAGCGAGATATTCAATCAGCCCATCAGGGAGGAAGAACCACAGAAGGCAGATTGA
- a CDS encoding winged helix-turn-helix domain-containing protein: MDVEEYSWVKASTYRENILLALEEKPRTPKELAEITDYYLSHVSNVLSDLEDHGLAECLTPDRRKGRLWAATEKGEELIADLKR, encoded by the coding sequence ATGGACGTCGAGGAATACTCGTGGGTGAAAGCAAGCACATATCGCGAGAACATTCTTCTGGCTCTCGAAGAGAAACCGCGGACCCCAAAGGAACTCGCAGAGATAACTGACTACTATCTCAGTCACGTAAGCAACGTGCTCTCCGATCTGGAGGACCATGGACTGGCTGAATGTCTGACTCCGGATCGACGGAAAGGCCGACTCTGGGCAGCTACCGAGAAAGGTGAAGAGCTGATTGCAGATCTCAAACGCTAG
- a CDS encoding HhH-GPD family protein, whose translation MSELPFGKTRTTPDELRTQIDTAAAVRRAREGGVSCPEQRIDRFIQIVPDLLEWLENHGREYPWRHSSDAWEVYIAEILLQRTRGDAVAEVYSAFLDEFPDPDSLANATEEDIRQLVEPLGFVNHRTRTLKEVGKLFSAEFDGDVPDSVEELKRPWRAGEYSARACQMFARGKPMALVDANFARVIGRVLGYEMPVQPHKSSAVYGLLETLLPTSPELARAFNLAILDLGALICTAEHPDCKSCPINRGCVYYCTRMEDE comes from the coding sequence ATGAGTGAACTTCCGTTTGGCAAAACCCGGACCACGCCCGATGAACTCCGGACACAGATCGATACAGCCGCCGCGGTCAGACGCGCGAGAGAGGGCGGAGTAAGCTGCCCGGAACAGCGTATTGATCGGTTTATCCAGATCGTTCCGGATCTTCTTGAATGGCTGGAAAACCATGGGAGGGAGTATCCATGGCGACACTCGTCGGACGCATGGGAGGTCTACATTGCCGAGATACTTCTGCAGCGAACGCGTGGTGATGCCGTTGCAGAGGTCTATAGCGCATTTCTGGATGAATTTCCTGATCCCGACTCACTGGCGAACGCCACTGAAGAGGATATACGACAGCTCGTTGAACCGCTTGGGTTCGTGAATCACCGGACACGGACTCTGAAAGAGGTGGGAAAACTGTTTTCAGCAGAGTTCGACGGCGACGTTCCGGATTCAGTCGAAGAACTGAAGCGGCCCTGGCGTGCCGGAGAATACTCGGCCCGTGCCTGTCAGATGTTTGCCCGAGGGAAGCCCATGGCGCTAGTTGATGCCAACTTCGCACGGGTTATCGGCCGCGTCCTCGGTTATGAAATGCCGGTTCAGCCACACAAAAGCAGTGCAGTGTATGGCCTGCTTGAGACGCTGCTCCCGACCAGTCCAGAGCTCGCACGGGCATTTAACCTTGCAATTCTGGATCTTGGAGCACTGATCTGTACAGCCGAGCACCCGGACTGCAAATCATGTCCTATTAACCGGGGATGCGTCTATTACTGCACCAGAATGGAGGATGAGTAG
- a CDS encoding DUF7260 family protein: MSTAGGQQWQLDRTALETGCTGWECGLVEALGEPAVALVAIAVGLAVFVSLTLLREAADAVVEERKHVVRERNAFEAFAERVERLQPEMSSDGGKGGTLSGAAAVRVVSDGATGNGEGIDAVETAYERTVMSMQHYDDEYGESLTENMAAELGSDVATAVAAGEQLTPGLQRALVSEARRAAKRRETLLAQLEDEAERIDEAYRAIEPVEHRLESVEADLDASGGFHEGVSAWNRLRSIETDLEGELERQQTRLDPSEHPAEEPHVFCRYLYGDDAGNGEYPVLGTLGRLLERVERGKQLAVRTITGNSDPYFP, encoded by the coding sequence ATGAGCACAGCCGGGGGACAGCAGTGGCAGCTCGATAGAACTGCCCTGGAGACTGGATGTACGGGCTGGGAGTGCGGTCTCGTCGAGGCACTCGGCGAGCCCGCGGTCGCGCTTGTCGCGATCGCCGTCGGACTCGCCGTCTTCGTCTCACTTACCCTCCTCCGGGAAGCGGCCGACGCGGTCGTCGAAGAACGGAAACACGTCGTCCGCGAACGGAACGCGTTCGAAGCGTTCGCCGAACGTGTCGAACGGCTCCAGCCCGAGATGAGTTCCGACGGCGGAAAGGGCGGAACGCTGTCCGGGGCAGCCGCAGTACGAGTGGTCTCCGACGGCGCGACCGGAAACGGCGAGGGGATCGACGCCGTCGAAACCGCCTACGAACGAACCGTGATGTCCATGCAGCATTACGACGACGAGTACGGCGAGTCGCTCACAGAGAACATGGCTGCGGAGCTGGGAAGCGACGTGGCCACGGCAGTCGCTGCGGGCGAACAGCTCACGCCCGGGTTGCAAAGAGCACTGGTTTCCGAGGCCCGCCGTGCCGCCAAGCGCCGTGAGACACTGCTTGCCCAGCTCGAAGACGAGGCAGAACGGATCGACGAGGCGTACCGCGCGATCGAGCCGGTCGAACACCGCCTCGAATCCGTCGAAGCGGATCTGGACGCGTCCGGCGGCTTCCACGAGGGGGTAAGCGCCTGGAACCGGCTCCGCTCGATAGAAACGGATCTCGAGGGCGAACTGGAACGCCAACAGACACGGCTCGACCCGTCGGAGCATCCGGCCGAGGAGCCGCACGTGTTCTGCAGATACCTCTACGGAGACGATGCCGGGAACGGCGAGTACCCGGTGCTGGGGACGCTTGGTCGCCTCCTCGAGCGGGTCGAACGTGGCAAACAGCTCGCCGTCCGGACGATCACAGGGAATTCGGACCCGTACTTTCCGTAA
- a CDS encoding GTP pyrophosphokinase, protein MNGLERAIDLTVDAYAGQTDKADETHIRHSLRVMEEMDSEKERVVAVLHDVVEDTSYTLEDIEREREVGSRIRDSVDALAKRESESYPTGVRGARGVGIIFGQLSEAIVGSSSTDWNL, encoded by the coding sequence ATGAACGGCCTCGAACGGGCGATCGATCTGACTGTAGATGCATACGCAGGACAGACCGACAAGGCCGACGAGACCCACATCCGTCATTCGCTTCGCGTTATGGAGGAAATGGATTCTGAAAAGGAACGAGTCGTGGCTGTTCTCCACGATGTTGTCGAAGACACCAGCTACACGTTGGAGGACATCGAGAGAGAGAGAGAGGTTGGATCTAGAATCCGCGATTCCGTTGATGCACTCGCAAAACGTGAGAGCGAATCATACCCAACAGGTGTTCGTGGCGCTCGCGGTGTTGGTATCATCTTCGGGCAGCTGAGCGAAGCTATCGTCGGGAGTAGCAGTACCGATTGGAATCTCTAG
- a CDS encoding UvrD-helicase domain-containing protein: protein MSWEELQRELDRDERRLWRRLLPRPVHIRLFGDPGEQRRRYEVTRERTKTRYEDLSSEIEEPLAELAADLAPAMETGQAIDDAASHELTIDHLRADIDAFRTELDEQLPDEHSPESFLRSGEQRTLADWERQIDRLETFLNAKMAFNERLPAIERAKRTLDTRMEGYRSYEQYLTRPEQNEIDRLCDQIGDHIDDLHQTVDLELLADADRQRLADVETELETIVDHFRDYNAEFVDRRCAEYDRLFSDIDGEGNDLNRAQREAIVTNGVRNLIVAGAGTGKTLALTYRVAYLVAEGVDPARIAALTYTRQAAREMDLRLEEQFGIDRADVRTIHSFAYEIAQKTADGYLDVADGQDLYNLIDEVIRDARNGDHDQFLEHYTRFLFHYDHTHLKEADFDSRTAYLAERREESYETLAGETVASRAERVIADFLFTHDVTYQYEAVATWADSADDRGEYRPDFYLPEDGLYIEHWGIDENGEVAPWFTWSTEEYHEKLVWAREQFADSDQTLIETYEFEYETNRLEAALRHRLEHAGVELRRLDFEEFVDRAFEYNEKERDIKELLASFVHNAKTFRVDADDARERLTPTDPRQYHFGHCGAFVLEAYNAYLTRAGLVDFDDMINEAIAAIRDDPDSYRSQYEHLLIDEFQDVSRHQLELIRALTGDDDQHDAPRLFCVGDDWQSIYSFQGADVDQFIAFEEHFGPAVETRLTENYRNPETVLDAGNDLIANNDHQIEKTVRSAGGHDCQPTLHVLDGYTDTAYERRVGQYAVDLVEQRLEKRTDTKPGDAMVLCRFDAGAPFIDRVKSELERRNIPYDGKNEHYRPGDIPGEYDPDFNPDAGVAVYSIHQAKGREAEQVIVLNVVSGTYGFPANHRENTLIAPVQELETATIEEERRLFYVALTRAESEVHVLTRAGQWSPFIEEIQPYLSVNRSVASLTPGDEEESITAKVRLLWEDLHDTQHQAGVLEDQSGTIKFVSWANESPPTVKEGVWYRFENVKIEEFNGDPQVQFGAETTATRLYCGEQAR, encoded by the coding sequence ATGTCGTGGGAGGAACTACAGCGAGAACTCGACCGTGACGAGCGTCGACTGTGGCGCCGACTTCTCCCTCGCCCCGTTCATATTCGGCTGTTCGGTGATCCCGGCGAGCAACGGCGCCGATACGAGGTTACCCGCGAACGGACCAAAACCCGGTATGAGGATCTGTCTTCCGAGATCGAGGAACCCCTTGCGGAATTAGCTGCTGACCTCGCACCCGCGATGGAGACAGGGCAGGCAATTGACGACGCCGCCAGCCACGAGCTGACGATCGACCATCTCCGGGCCGACATCGACGCGTTCCGCACCGAACTTGACGAACAGCTTCCGGACGAACACTCGCCTGAATCATTTCTTCGCTCCGGAGAGCAACGCACGCTCGCTGACTGGGAGCGGCAGATCGATCGGCTTGAGACCTTCCTCAACGCGAAGATGGCCTTCAACGAGCGGCTTCCTGCCATCGAACGTGCAAAGAGGACTCTCGACACACGGATGGAAGGCTACCGCTCGTACGAACAGTACCTCACGCGACCCGAGCAAAACGAGATCGATCGGCTCTGTGATCAGATCGGGGATCACATCGACGATCTCCACCAGACAGTAGATCTCGAACTGCTTGCCGATGCTGACCGGCAGCGTCTGGCCGATGTCGAAACAGAACTCGAGACGATAGTCGACCATTTTCGGGACTACAACGCCGAGTTCGTCGATCGGCGCTGTGCCGAGTACGATCGCCTTTTCTCGGATATTGATGGGGAGGGCAATGACCTCAATCGTGCCCAGCGTGAGGCGATCGTGACCAACGGCGTTCGAAACCTCATCGTCGCAGGTGCGGGTACTGGCAAGACGCTCGCGCTGACCTACCGGGTCGCCTACCTCGTCGCGGAAGGTGTCGACCCAGCCCGGATTGCCGCCCTCACATACACCCGCCAGGCTGCCCGCGAGATGGATCTCCGTCTCGAAGAGCAATTCGGGATAGATCGAGCCGATGTCCGGACGATTCACTCGTTCGCCTACGAAATCGCCCAGAAAACCGCTGATGGATATCTCGACGTCGCGGACGGGCAAGATCTCTACAACCTCATCGACGAAGTCATCCGTGACGCCAGGAACGGAGACCACGATCAGTTCCTTGAACACTATACACGGTTTCTGTTCCATTACGATCACACACACCTCAAGGAAGCTGACTTCGACTCGAGAACCGCGTACCTCGCCGAGCGACGTGAGGAATCCTACGAGACGCTCGCCGGTGAAACCGTCGCCTCCCGTGCCGAACGGGTCATCGCCGATTTCCTGTTTACCCACGACGTGACCTACCAGTACGAGGCCGTCGCAACGTGGGCGGACAGCGCCGACGACAGAGGGGAGTACCGCCCGGACTTTTACCTCCCGGAGGACGGTCTCTACATCGAACACTGGGGGATCGATGAGAATGGCGAGGTCGCACCCTGGTTCACCTGGAGTACCGAGGAGTACCACGAGAAACTCGTCTGGGCACGCGAGCAGTTTGCCGACAGCGACCAGACTCTCATCGAAACCTACGAGTTTGAATACGAGACGAATCGCCTTGAAGCAGCCCTTCGGCACCGCCTCGAACACGCGGGCGTCGAGCTTCGCCGCCTCGACTTCGAAGAGTTCGTTGATCGCGCCTTCGAGTACAACGAGAAGGAGCGGGACATCAAAGAATTGCTGGCGTCGTTTGTTCACAATGCCAAGACGTTTCGAGTCGATGCCGACGACGCCAGGGAGCGACTGACGCCGACCGATCCCCGGCAGTACCACTTCGGTCACTGTGGTGCGTTCGTACTCGAGGCGTACAATGCGTACCTGACGCGGGCGGGTCTGGTCGATTTCGACGACATGATCAACGAGGCAATCGCCGCCATCCGTGACGATCCCGACTCGTACCGCTCCCAGTACGAGCACTTACTTATCGACGAGTTTCAGGACGTTTCGAGACACCAACTGGAACTCATTCGGGCACTTACTGGCGATGATGACCAGCACGATGCCCCGCGATTGTTCTGTGTCGGTGACGACTGGCAGAGCATCTACTCGTTTCAGGGGGCAGACGTCGACCAGTTCATAGCGTTCGAAGAGCACTTCGGGCCTGCGGTGGAGACGCGGCTCACGGAGAATTATCGCAACCCGGAGACGGTGCTTGATGCGGGCAACGATCTGATCGCAAATAACGACCACCAGATCGAAAAGACGGTTCGATCGGCGGGAGGTCACGATTGCCAGCCAACGCTGCACGTCCTTGACGGGTATACCGACACCGCCTACGAGCGCCGGGTTGGACAGTACGCTGTCGATCTCGTCGAACAGCGCCTCGAAAAACGTACAGACACGAAGCCGGGAGATGCGATGGTGCTGTGTCGGTTCGACGCTGGTGCGCCGTTCATCGATCGCGTGAAGTCAGAACTCGAACGGCGAAATATCCCCTACGACGGGAAGAACGAGCACTACCGTCCCGGGGACATACCCGGCGAATACGATCCGGACTTCAATCCCGACGCCGGAGTTGCTGTGTACTCGATTCATCAGGCAAAGGGTCGCGAGGCCGAGCAGGTAATCGTGTTGAATGTTGTCTCGGGGACGTATGGCTTCCCGGCGAATCACCGGGAGAATACGTTGATCGCACCGGTCCAAGAGCTTGAGACCGCAACGATCGAGGAGGAGCGGCGACTGTTCTACGTTGCGCTGACTCGGGCCGAATCAGAAGTTCACGTACTGACCCGTGCGGGCCAGTGGTCCCCATTCATCGAGGAGATCCAACCATACTTATCCGTTAATCGCTCCGTCGCCAGCCTCACCCCGGGTGATGAGGAGGAGTCAATTACTGCGAAAGTGCGACTTCTCTGGGAGGATCTGCACGATACGCAGCATCAGGCAGGAGTCCTTGAGGACCAGTCCGGAACAATCAAGTTCGTCTCGTGGGCCAACGAGTCGCCACCAACGGTCAAGGAGGGAGTCTGGTACCGGTTCGAGAACGTCAAGATCGAGGAGTTCAACGGGGATCCACAGGTCCAGTTTGGAGCCGAAACCACTGCAACGAGGCTCTATTGTGGTGAACAGGCACGATAG